One genomic region from Betaproteobacteria bacterium encodes:
- a CDS encoding TolC family protein: protein MYKSSLVLIAVLASIPCAASNDNDQTPISLTLSAAETLLVSRNRDLIASRRALEGAQADRLTAGQRPNPSLSLSTLSIDSRRIGAGPPWEKSVDTALQISQPIERGGKRDLRSAAADHNALAASAGVDETRRQQRFLLRQSYFDLRLAQERVSISRETVMAFRRTLDAANVRLKSGDIASADVSRISVDALRAENDLRQNTADLERARVALAYLIGLETRVANIEATDPWPELAPMPDVPDNDVLDVRPDVRAAVERANAASKAAQLATAQRSRDVTVFAQFERFPGQQQNNTIGFGVSVPLFLNYSYEGEIRRAESDRYAAQDNLERVRALARTEIARALTDLASARDRVDRFDGQLLASARKAAEASEFAYKRGALGVMDLLDARRSLNATQLDAAAAHADYAKALAAWRAAGGDVAGER, encoded by the coding sequence ATGTACAAGTCATCTCTAGTTCTGATTGCCGTGCTCGCAAGTATTCCCTGTGCTGCGTCCAATGATAACGATCAAACTCCGATTTCCCTAACGTTGTCGGCAGCGGAAACGTTGCTTGTTTCCCGGAACCGCGATCTTATCGCCTCGCGGCGGGCGCTGGAGGGTGCTCAGGCAGACCGCCTGACCGCGGGTCAGCGACCGAACCCGTCTCTCTCACTTTCAACGCTGTCGATCGATTCGCGTCGCATCGGAGCCGGACCACCTTGGGAAAAGAGCGTGGATACCGCGTTACAGATTTCACAACCGATCGAACGTGGCGGCAAGCGCGATCTGCGTAGCGCAGCCGCCGACCACAACGCGCTGGCGGCGAGTGCCGGAGTGGACGAAACACGGCGACAGCAGAGATTTTTGCTCCGGCAATCGTACTTCGACCTGCGTCTCGCCCAGGAGCGCGTATCGATCAGTCGTGAAACGGTCATGGCGTTCCGCAGAACGCTCGATGCCGCCAATGTGCGGCTCAAGAGCGGCGACATCGCATCGGCGGATGTATCGCGAATCTCGGTGGACGCGCTGCGTGCCGAGAACGACCTGCGACAGAACACCGCCGATCTCGAACGCGCGCGAGTGGCGCTGGCCTATTTGATTGGGCTGGAAACGCGCGTGGCCAACATCGAGGCCACCGATCCCTGGCCCGAGCTGGCACCGATGCCCGATGTGCCGGACAATGACGTGCTGGATGTACGCCCGGATGTACGTGCAGCCGTCGAGCGTGCGAACGCGGCGAGCAAGGCCGCGCAACTGGCTACCGCGCAGCGTTCTCGTGACGTTACCGTGTTTGCGCAATTCGAGAGATTTCCGGGGCAGCAACAGAACAACACCATTGGATTCGGGGTCAGCGTACCGCTATTCCTGAACTATTCGTACGAAGGAGAGATTCGTCGCGCGGAATCGGATAGGTATGCCGCGCAGGATAATCTCGAGCGCGTGCGCGCGCTGGCTCGCACGGAGATCGCGCGTGCGTTGACAGACCTCGCGTCGGCCCGCGATCGGGTCGACCGATTCGACGGGCAACTGCTCGCTTCCGCGCGGAAAGCCGCCGAGGCCTCCGAGTTTGCCTACAAACGCGGGGCGCTCGGTGTGATGGATCTGCTCGATGCGCGCCGTTCGCTGAATGCAACCCAACTCGACGCCGCGGCCGCACATGCCGACTATGCAAAGGCCCTGGCAGCGTGGCGCGCAGCCGGCGGGGACGTGGCGGGTGAACGATGA
- a CDS encoding EamA family transporter, translating into MSATLAGVLLIILSSAIEGFAQVCLKRSAIVSTAKSRWIVLGVLLFIFEALFYTGALQRLDISTAYPLGALSFVSVTLFSRWMLNETVDLRRWIGLTLIVCGAALVVAQS; encoded by the coding sequence ATGAGCGCAACGCTGGCAGGAGTGCTCCTGATAATTTTGAGTTCCGCGATCGAGGGTTTCGCGCAAGTGTGCCTCAAGCGATCCGCAATCGTGTCGACCGCAAAATCCCGCTGGATAGTTTTGGGCGTTTTGCTCTTCATCTTCGAAGCGCTCTTCTACACCGGCGCGCTCCAGCGGCTGGACATCAGTACTGCTTATCCGTTGGGTGCTCTGAGCTTTGTGTCCGTGACCCTCTTCTCGCGCTGGATGCTGAACGAAACGGTCGATCTAAGACGCTGGATTGGCCTGACTCTGATTGTTTGCGGCGCCGCGCTCGTGGTGGCACAGTCCTAG
- a CDS encoding alpha/beta fold hydrolase, with protein MNGLKPYPDPNGRGNRWQQFLHGWLGRAPLSGASADLAPSIAKSSIADKSFCYGNGEAAVLLIHGLTGTPVEMQAVGRGLAKEGFSAYGMQLAGHCGSEDDLLRTGWRDWYGSVEKAWREISLRHENVFVAGLSMGTLMAMHLSVQHPGRIRGLGLYSTTLFYDGWAVPKLAFLLPLFLHTPVGGRYRFIENFPYGIKNERLREFIHASMISGNSEEAGNLGMTGRSLRELRQFISLVKTELSSVHTPALVLQAKEDDVTSPRNSEYLARHLGGPTRVELLHDCYHMITIDQQRDEVVRLSAEFFRSCLVDTARRKAANNLAPDRIHLLAADAHQLS; from the coding sequence ATGAATGGCCTAAAACCGTATCCCGACCCCAACGGACGGGGTAACCGTTGGCAGCAGTTTCTCCACGGCTGGCTCGGCAGAGCCCCCCTATCGGGCGCGTCCGCCGATTTGGCTCCAAGCATCGCAAAGTCTTCCATAGCGGACAAGAGCTTTTGCTACGGGAATGGCGAGGCAGCGGTGTTGCTGATTCACGGTCTTACGGGCACGCCCGTGGAAATGCAAGCCGTTGGTCGGGGTCTCGCAAAGGAGGGCTTCAGCGCATACGGCATGCAGCTTGCCGGTCACTGCGGGAGCGAAGACGATCTGCTGCGGACGGGATGGCGGGACTGGTACGGTAGCGTCGAAAAAGCGTGGCGCGAGATTTCTCTACGCCACGAAAATGTATTCGTTGCGGGCCTCTCCATGGGCACGCTTATGGCGATGCATTTGTCGGTACAGCATCCGGGCAGGATTCGCGGGCTCGGCTTGTATTCCACGACGCTGTTTTATGACGGGTGGGCGGTGCCCAAGCTTGCCTTTCTGCTGCCGCTGTTTTTGCACACCCCGGTTGGGGGGCGCTACCGATTTATCGAGAATTTTCCGTACGGCATCAAGAATGAGCGTCTGCGGGAATTCATTCATGCAAGCATGATATCCGGCAATAGCGAAGAAGCCGGCAATCTGGGGATGACAGGTCGCTCGCTGCGCGAGTTGCGACAGTTCATCAGTCTGGTCAAGACAGAACTTTCCTCGGTTCACACGCCAGCGCTCGTCCTTCAGGCCAAGGAGGACGACGTTACCAGTCCAAGAAATTCAGAATACCTGGCGCGTCATCTGGGCGGTCCGACTCGGGTCGAGTTGCTGCACGATTGCTATCACATGATCACGATCGACCAGCAGCGTGACGAGGTCGTCAGGCTCTCGGCAGAATTCTTTCGTAGCTGCCTGGTGGACACCGCGCGGCGCAAAGCCGCGAATAACCTGGCACCGGATCGAATTCACCTTTTAGCTGCCGACGCTCACCAGCTTTCGTAA
- a CDS encoding response regulator transcription factor, whose amino-acid sequence MRILVVEDDLYLADGVSRSLSKSGHAVDIVTDGLTGEAALGATSYDLAILDLQLPWRNGLEVLRNYRAGGGLAPVLILTARSAVADRVSGLDAGADDYLAKPFDLAELEARVRSMLRRASSVPAPVLRHGALSLDTVGRRVEIDGERVDLSAREVALLELLLLRAGRVVSKEGLLEKLYGAEEHAGENAVEVFVHRVRRKLEPAGVSIRTFRGLGYMIDKIPNA is encoded by the coding sequence ATGCGCATACTCGTAGTCGAAGACGATCTTTATCTCGCGGACGGCGTATCGCGCAGCCTGTCCAAATCAGGTCACGCCGTCGATATAGTGACGGATGGATTGACCGGGGAAGCCGCACTTGGCGCGACGTCCTACGACCTCGCGATCCTCGATCTGCAATTGCCGTGGCGCAACGGTCTCGAAGTATTGCGGAATTACCGGGCTGGCGGCGGACTGGCTCCGGTGTTGATCCTCACCGCACGAAGCGCCGTCGCGGATCGCGTCAGTGGGCTGGATGCGGGCGCGGACGACTATCTTGCAAAGCCTTTCGATCTCGCGGAGTTGGAGGCGCGGGTACGTTCAATGCTGCGTAGAGCGAGCTCGGTGCCCGCGCCAGTCCTGCGGCATGGTGCACTAAGCCTCGACACGGTCGGCCGGCGCGTCGAAATCGATGGTGAACGCGTTGATCTTTCGGCGCGCGAGGTCGCGCTGCTGGAGCTGCTGCTGCTGCGTGCCGGACGTGTCGTCAGCAAAGAAGGATTACTCGAAAAACTGTACGGCGCCGAGGAGCACGCGGGAGAGAACGCAGTCGAAGTGTTCGTGCACCGCGTACGCCGGAAACTGGAGCCCGCCGGTGTTAGCATCCGCACCTTCCGCGGCCTAGGATACATGATTGACAAGATCCCAAATGCGTGA
- a CDS encoding beta-ketoacyl-[acyl-carrier-protein] synthase family protein has product MSSPRRVAVTGLGVVSPVGTGADVFFDALLAGKSGIRRLDTPYSDRLGVHLGASIGKLDLSGFPPTLIAQTERVSQLAILSAREALLNAGLPHAGTPPERRGVFVGCGFGGAQTVEDGYEAVFVRGQDRVRPLSVMLAMSNAAAAHVGMLFEAYGPCLTYSNACASGAVAIGEAMRSIRTGGIDLALAGGTEALLTFGVLKSWEMLHVLATEDEQNPAESCRPFSADRTGLVLGEGAAFVVLEDWQTAKKRGTRILAELAGYACCNDAKHLSRPDTTGQARAMRTALTDAGLEETAIGHVNAHGTATPIGDRVETEALRAVFGEHANRLAISATKSMHGHLMGAAGAIEFVATVQALVRRTVPPTMFLRQPDPDLGLDFVANEARRMPELRAAMSNAFAFGGTNAVLVAQLSS; this is encoded by the coding sequence GTGAGCAGCCCGCGCCGGGTCGCGGTAACAGGCTTGGGAGTCGTATCCCCGGTGGGCACCGGGGCCGACGTTTTTTTTGATGCACTATTGGCGGGCAAGTCGGGCATTCGCCGTCTGGACACCCCCTACTCCGACCGACTTGGCGTTCATCTCGGTGCAAGCATCGGCAAGCTCGATCTATCTGGTTTCCCTCCGACTTTGATTGCACAAACCGAGCGGGTATCGCAACTGGCAATATTGTCCGCGCGCGAAGCTTTGCTGAATGCCGGGCTCCCCCACGCGGGAACGCCCCCGGAGCGCCGAGGCGTTTTTGTCGGGTGCGGCTTTGGCGGTGCCCAGACCGTCGAGGATGGATATGAAGCAGTTTTCGTCCGCGGCCAGGACCGCGTGCGGCCCTTGTCTGTAATGTTGGCAATGTCCAACGCGGCGGCCGCACATGTCGGGATGTTGTTCGAAGCATATGGACCCTGCCTGACCTATTCCAATGCCTGCGCTTCCGGGGCTGTTGCAATAGGTGAAGCGATGCGCTCGATACGCACGGGGGGGATTGACCTGGCCCTGGCGGGCGGAACAGAGGCTCTGCTGACCTTCGGCGTGCTGAAGAGCTGGGAAATGCTGCATGTCCTGGCGACGGAAGATGAACAGAATCCTGCCGAGTCCTGCCGTCCTTTCTCGGCCGATCGAACCGGACTGGTGTTGGGGGAAGGCGCGGCGTTCGTGGTCCTGGAGGACTGGCAGACAGCGAAAAAGCGCGGGACACGCATTCTTGCAGAGCTCGCCGGCTATGCCTGTTGCAACGACGCGAAGCATTTGAGCAGGCCGGATACCACGGGCCAGGCCCGGGCGATGCGTACTGCGCTTACAGACGCGGGACTGGAGGAAACAGCCATCGGCCACGTCAACGCACACGGCACGGCCACGCCGATCGGAGACCGGGTCGAGACCGAAGCGCTGCGTGCCGTGTTCGGAGAACATGCCAATCGGCTTGCGATCAGCGCCACGAAGTCCATGCACGGGCATCTTATGGGAGCCGCGGGTGCTATTGAATTCGTGGCCACAGTACAGGCGCTCGTCAGACGCACCGTTCCGCCAACCATGTTTCTGCGCCAGCCGGATCCTGATCTGGGCCTGGATTTCGTGGCAAACGAAGCGCGTCGGATGCCGGAATTGCGCGCGGCGATGTCGAATGCCTTTGCCTTTGGCGGCACGAATGCCGTACTCGTCGCGCAGTTGTCTTCCTGA
- a CDS encoding sensor histidine kinase N-terminal domain-containing protein: protein MRESSIRRRLIAWLMPPLLALSLIGALLAYYFVVDFANRIYDRWLLDSAVSLSKEVHVQSGKVSADLPAVVLRILEYDAVDRIYYRVTGSDGSVFAEQGRIPEPPSSGPQPVFYDGRIDGVPVRIAALRVEGVGGSALVQVAETLVKRRTLTSEILAVMLLPQLLLIGMAGILIWYGVGRGLGPLDRLRSDILQRSHRDLSPLEESRVPAEVAPLVDSLNDLFERLGRTVAAQNRFIADAAHQLRTPLAGLKTQAELVMREDDPVAMRAALGRVRAAIDRSVHLVNQLLALARADHSHEHPLPTVPLELSRLARETTAEWVGKALDAQLDLGFETLEDEVGIRGNAELLRELMDNLIDNALRYTPAGGTVTVRVARHEQGALLEVEDNGPGIVPAEREQVLERFHRVEGTPGEGCGIGLAIVREIVNLHVATIAIGEGAHGRGTRVNIVFPAIVLTVENLKSQTAPGATPASATFG from the coding sequence ATGCGTGAATCATCGATACGCCGGCGGCTGATCGCTTGGCTGATGCCCCCTCTGCTTGCGCTCTCGCTGATCGGTGCATTGCTCGCCTATTACTTCGTAGTGGACTTTGCCAATCGCATCTACGACAGATGGCTTCTAGATTCTGCGGTGTCCCTGTCAAAGGAGGTACATGTGCAATCGGGCAAGGTGAGTGCCGATCTGCCTGCTGTGGTCTTGCGCATCCTTGAATACGATGCAGTGGATCGCATCTACTACCGGGTCACCGGCAGCGACGGCAGCGTCTTCGCAGAACAAGGGCGGATTCCGGAACCGCCGTCGTCCGGACCACAGCCCGTGTTTTACGATGGACGAATAGACGGCGTTCCGGTACGCATCGCCGCCCTGCGCGTGGAAGGGGTAGGCGGGAGTGCCCTCGTGCAGGTTGCGGAAACGCTGGTCAAACGACGTACCCTTACCAGCGAAATACTCGCAGTGATGCTGCTGCCGCAGCTATTGCTGATCGGCATGGCCGGCATACTTATCTGGTATGGGGTCGGACGTGGACTCGGGCCGCTCGATCGTCTGCGCAGCGATATCCTGCAACGTTCCCACCGGGATCTCTCACCGCTCGAGGAGTCGCGCGTGCCGGCGGAAGTCGCACCGCTCGTCGACTCACTGAACGATTTGTTTGAGCGGCTCGGTCGGACGGTCGCGGCCCAGAACCGTTTCATCGCTGACGCGGCACATCAGCTTCGCACACCGCTCGCCGGCCTCAAGACCCAGGCCGAGCTTGTCATGCGCGAGGACGACCCGGTTGCAATGCGTGCCGCGCTGGGCCGCGTGCGCGCCGCGATCGATCGCAGCGTGCATCTGGTCAATCAATTGCTAGCGCTGGCGCGGGCGGACCACTCGCATGAGCATCCCTTGCCGACCGTGCCGCTGGAACTCAGCCGGCTTGCACGTGAAACCACCGCGGAATGGGTCGGAAAGGCGCTGGACGCACAATTGGATCTCGGTTTCGAAACGCTGGAAGACGAGGTAGGCATACGGGGCAACGCGGAATTGTTGCGCGAGCTGATGGACAACCTCATCGACAACGCGCTGCGCTATACGCCTGCGGGCGGAACCGTAACAGTGCGCGTCGCACGGCACGAGCAAGGCGCCCTGCTGGAGGTCGAGGACAACGGCCCGGGAATCGTCCCCGCGGAGCGCGAACAAGTGCTGGAACGCTTTCATCGCGTCGAAGGTACGCCGGGAGAAGGATGCGGCATCGGGCTTGCCATCGTACGCGAGATCGTCAATCTTCATGTCGCAACCATCGCGATAGGCGAAGGCGCGCACGGCCGTGGCACGCGCGTGAACATCGTGTTTCCCGCAATCGTGCTGACTGTTGAAAATCTGAAGTCGCAAACCGCTCCCGGCGCAACTCCCGCGTCGGCAACGTTTGGCTGA
- a CDS encoding GNAT family N-acetyltransferase, translating to MPSDCIRVTSYYNSLEPDALIQKFLAHPPQGFDAFVSPEGAPAFRTRFDLLTTLDKGVRRRLMGLPLYRHWCELLRPRTCFVGTTVSEYGLFPRHVSPASLVAALKERYADEYLFLIIKDVPQSSPLLDASSNAHARDLLAACKTAGFVLLEGQALAYVTIDFTSVDAYIARLSSGRRKDIRRKLRLRQALQIESVPTGSNRFEIPEVLDEYYALYLNVFRQSEIHFDLLSADFFRALLQDASSGGIVFEYRHGGQLIGFNLCFRTDGKLIDKYVGFRYPDARALNLYFISWFHNLAYALEQGLTHYVAGWTDPGIKAYLGAKFTFTRHAVHVRNGLLRATLQRFSRWFESDREWHEGHADDASSRS from the coding sequence ATGCCTTCAGATTGCATACGCGTGACTTCTTATTACAACTCGCTTGAGCCGGACGCGCTAATTCAGAAGTTCCTTGCCCATCCGCCGCAGGGATTTGATGCGTTCGTGTCGCCGGAGGGTGCGCCAGCATTTCGGACGCGCTTTGACCTGCTGACCACTCTGGATAAGGGTGTCAGGCGGCGCTTGATGGGGCTTCCGCTTTACCGCCACTGGTGCGAGTTATTGCGACCGCGCACTTGCTTTGTGGGGACCACGGTTTCCGAATACGGCCTGTTTCCGCGGCATGTCTCGCCGGCTTCATTGGTGGCTGCGCTGAAGGAGCGATACGCCGATGAGTATCTGTTTCTCATCATCAAGGACGTGCCGCAATCCTCCCCGCTGCTGGATGCGTCAAGCAATGCCCATGCGCGAGATCTGCTCGCTGCGTGCAAGACTGCCGGGTTCGTGCTTCTGGAAGGCCAGGCGTTGGCCTACGTGACGATCGACTTCACTTCCGTGGATGCCTACATCGCGCGATTGTCGTCGGGTCGCCGTAAAGATATCCGGCGCAAGCTCCGCCTGCGGCAGGCCCTTCAGATCGAGTCCGTGCCGACGGGAAGCAACCGTTTCGAAATCCCAGAAGTCCTGGACGAATACTATGCGCTCTACCTCAATGTATTCCGGCAGAGCGAAATTCACTTCGATCTGCTGAGCGCAGACTTCTTCAGAGCGCTGCTGCAGGACGCTTCCAGCGGCGGTATCGTGTTCGAGTACCGCCATGGTGGACAACTGATCGGTTTCAACCTGTGCTTCAGGACAGACGGTAAACTCATCGATAAATACGTAGGTTTCCGCTACCCCGATGCGCGCGCGTTGAATCTTTACTTCATCAGCTGGTTCCATAATCTTGCGTATGCGCTGGAGCAGGGGCTGACGCATTACGTGGCAGGCTGGACCGATCCCGGGATCAAGGCCTACCTTGGGGCGAAATTTACTTTTACCCGGCACGCCGTGCATGTTCGCAACGGCCTGCTCCGGGCGACGCTGCAGCGATTTTCCCGCTGGTTCGAAAGCGACCGCGAATGGCACGAAGGCCACGCCGATGATGCCTCCAGTCGTTCTTGA
- a CDS encoding type II toxin-antitoxin system VapC family toxin codes for MIGIDTNIVLRYLLKDDPALSPRALEIIAGNDCFVSRAALTEVVYTLESYYRSSRADIGRALDALLSIQRVTVEDRAVTERVVSWYKAGMDFGDAMIAASSHRAARVETFDRDFARLARKLRTAPPVEFAVK; via the coding sequence ATGATCGGCATCGACACCAACATCGTGCTGCGCTATCTCCTGAAGGATGATCCGGCGCTGTCCCCTCGGGCATTGGAAATTATCGCCGGGAACGACTGCTTCGTGAGCCGCGCCGCACTGACCGAGGTGGTCTATACGCTGGAGAGCTACTATCGTAGCTCGCGTGCTGACATCGGCCGTGCCCTCGACGCCTTGCTCAGCATCCAGCGTGTCACAGTCGAGGACCGTGCCGTGACCGAGCGGGTGGTGTCCTGGTACAAGGCAGGAATGGATTTCGGCGACGCGATGATTGCCGCTTCGTCGCATAGGGCGGCGCGCGTCGAGACCTTCGATCGTGATTTTGCCCGCCTCGCGCGCAAGCTCCGGACCGCTCCCCCGGTCGAGTTCGCGGTCAAGTAG
- a CDS encoding acyl carrier protein encodes MSDTLKRIQAMLAEQYQLAPERLGPDQPLADLGIDSLTTIEFMFTLEDEFSIRLSDERGAIETVSDIAKLVDAVLQKKAAGIS; translated from the coding sequence ATGAGCGACACGCTTAAGCGCATCCAAGCCATGCTGGCGGAGCAATATCAGCTTGCGCCCGAACGCCTGGGGCCGGACCAACCCCTGGCGGATCTGGGCATCGATTCGCTGACCACGATTGAGTTCATGTTCACGCTTGAAGATGAATTTTCCATAAGGCTTTCCGACGAACGCGGCGCGATAGAAACCGTGAGCGATATCGCCAAGCTGGTTGACGCCGTGCTTCAAAAGAAGGCAGCAGGCATAAGCTAG
- a CDS encoding EamA family transporter translates to MDNHHRSKRTLAIGLVLAIVFDTAGQLLWKFTAETLPSTASLWPTVDAMLRQPLVLVLVGVFVCQLINWLKVLEHADLSYAQPITSLSYVSVCAFSAHLFGEHIGPAKAAGILCILSGVWLVSQSKPLAGSGPEK, encoded by the coding sequence ATGGACAACCACCACAGATCGAAGCGTACCCTCGCGATCGGACTTGTGCTCGCGATAGTTTTTGACACCGCCGGCCAGCTACTCTGGAAGTTCACGGCGGAGACGTTGCCCAGCACGGCCTCTCTGTGGCCGACAGTCGACGCGATGCTTCGGCAGCCCCTCGTTCTTGTCCTGGTGGGCGTGTTCGTCTGCCAGTTGATAAATTGGTTGAAGGTGCTCGAACACGCCGATCTCAGCTATGCGCAACCCATAACCTCCCTTAGCTACGTCTCGGTGTGCGCATTCTCTGCGCATCTGTTCGGCGAGCACATCGGGCCTGCGAAGGCGGCCGGCATTCTGTGCATACTCTCCGGCGTGTGGCTGGTGAGCCAAAGCAAGCCGCTGGCCGGCTCGGGTCCCGAAAAATGA
- a CDS encoding AbrB/MazE/SpoVT family DNA-binding domain-containing protein — MDRSKISSKWQVVIPRHVRDAEQIRVGSEVAFERTAEGILLRPIGAGKRIGPEEGYGILKTRRRAATEADIARAVRAAAVRKERKRRTSR, encoded by the coding sequence ATGGACAGATCGAAGATTTCCAGCAAGTGGCAAGTCGTGATCCCTCGCCATGTGCGCGACGCTGAGCAGATTCGAGTCGGTAGCGAGGTGGCTTTCGAGCGCACGGCGGAAGGGATACTGCTGCGCCCGATCGGGGCGGGAAAGCGCATTGGGCCGGAAGAGGGTTACGGCATCCTCAAGACACGGCGTCGGGCGGCGACGGAAGCGGATATCGCGCGGGCAGTGCGGGCGGCAGCCGTGCGCAAGGAGCGCAAGCGCAGGACATCGCGATGA
- a CDS encoding MipA/OmpV family protein, with product MTSSEDTDGPPTSAKGLIQGLGRPSRWPSVKRFIMWALFVVCEFAASELYAEASDTDAEDKFVSGRLGIGGIVSPRYSGGARYGAFPVPLASLRFGDFAYIDYWQAGLYVLGNQEKTLGLAVVATPRLGFNARDGDRLSGMMTRKSSVETGLSLDYGSDVGGFSLGYLHDVTGASDGGIVRLLGFRQIEISNRFAVEAFVGIERLDSRVANYYYGVGDNETTASRPFYKPGSATDLNAGLHFNYDFGQKSTILFGYEVTRLGDPIASSPIMERRVGNLFYLGYGWRL from the coding sequence GTGACTTCAAGTGAGGATACCGACGGGCCGCCAACGTCTGCCAAAGGCTTGATACAAGGCCTCGGCAGGCCTTCCCGCTGGCCGTCGGTCAAGCGATTCATCATGTGGGCGCTCTTTGTTGTTTGCGAGTTTGCCGCCAGTGAATTGTATGCTGAGGCATCGGACACCGATGCGGAAGACAAATTTGTCAGCGGACGGCTTGGGATTGGTGGAATAGTCAGTCCCCGTTACAGTGGAGGCGCACGCTATGGAGCATTTCCCGTCCCGCTTGCCTCTTTGCGATTCGGTGATTTTGCATACATAGACTATTGGCAAGCAGGGCTCTATGTACTAGGCAATCAGGAGAAGACCCTCGGACTGGCTGTCGTCGCGACACCCCGTCTGGGGTTCAATGCACGCGATGGTGATCGACTCTCCGGGATGATGACAAGAAAGTCGAGTGTCGAAACCGGTTTAAGCCTCGACTACGGGTCCGACGTCGGCGGCTTCAGTCTGGGCTATCTGCACGACGTAACCGGGGCGAGCGATGGGGGTATCGTCAGATTACTGGGCTTCCGGCAGATCGAGATCAGCAATAGATTTGCGGTGGAGGCTTTCGTCGGAATTGAACGTTTGGATTCGCGGGTTGCCAATTATTACTACGGTGTCGGAGATAACGAGACGACCGCCTCGCGGCCCTTCTACAAACCGGGAAGCGCCACGGACCTGAATGCGGGTCTGCACTTCAACTACGATTTTGGCCAAAAAAGCACCATTTTGTTCGGTTACGAGGTAACACGGCTTGGCGATCCGATCGCGAGCAGTCCGATCATGGAACGTAGGGTGGGCAACCTCTTCTATCTCGGCTATGGTTGGCGCCTGTAG